GGCGTCCGCTACATGACGCTGACTTGGTCGAATACCAACGAGTGGGCCGACTCTTCCGGCGACGTCACTGACGAAAAGGTCCAGCACCACAACGGCCTCACGCCCTTCGGCAAGCAGGTCGTCCGCGAGATGAACCAGTTGGGCATGATGGTGGACGTCTCGCACGTCTCCGACAAGACGTTCTTCGATACCATGCTCATCAGCCGCGCCCCCGTCATTGCGTCGCACTCGTCCTCGCGCTCGCTCACCAACCACCCGCGCAACATGACCGACGATATGCTGCGCGCCGTGGCGCGCAACGGCGGCGTAGTGATGGTTAATTTCTTCCCCGCCTTTATCGACGAGGATTTCCGCAAGGCCTTCGCCGCGCAGACCAAAGACCGTAACGCCGCCATCGACACGGCCGAGAAGGCGTACGCGCAGCAGCATCCCGGCGCGCAGGTGCCGTGGATGATCGCCGACCGCGTGGGCAAGCAGTGGGCGGCGAAGATCCCGCGCCCGCCGCTCAAGTCGCTCATTGACCACATCGACCACATCGCCAAGGTCGCCGGCGTGGACCACGCCGGCCTGGGCTCGGATTTCGATGGCGTCCCTTGCCTGCCCGCCGGCATCGATAGCGCCGCTGACCTCCCCAAGATCACCGCCGCGCTCATGCAGCGGGGCTATTCCGCTGCCGACATGAAGAAGATCCTCGGCGAGAACCTGCTGCGTGTCTTCCGCGAGGTCGAGCGCACGTCGAAAACGATCCACCAGGAAGAGGCCAGCGGCTTCCATCGCGATCCCGCGCTCGAGGACCAGGGAAAGCCCGCTGCGCAAAAGCCATCCCAACCAAAGAAATAGGAGAACTCCCGATGCGTCGAGTCGTACTCTCGTTTCTCATCTGCGCGCTGACCTTGCCGCTCGCTGCCCAGACTTCCTCCCAGCCAGCCGCGGGCAGAGAATCGCCTGCGAAGCCCGCCGCCAAACCAGCTGGCCGCCCCACCGCCGTCTTCAACACCACCGCCGGCAAGCTCACCTGCGTGCTCTTCCCCGACAAGGCGCCCAAGACGGTCGCCAACTTCGTCGGCCTCGCGCAAGGCACCAAGGACTGGAAGAATCCCATGACCGGCACCGCCAAGCACGGCGTGCCCCTTTATACCGGGACCATCTTCCACCGCGTGATCCCCAACTTCATGATCCAGGGCGGCGATCCCATCGGCAACGGCACCGGCTCACCCGGCTACACCTTCGAAGACGAGTTCACGCCCACGCTCAAGTTCGACCGACCCGGCCGCCTCGCCATGGCGAACTCCGGACCGAACACCAACGGCTCGCAGTTCTTCATCACCGAGGTCCCCACACCGCACCTCAACATGAAGCACACCATCTTCGGACAGTGCGACACCGCCAGCGTCGCTCTGGTCAAGAAGATCGCCCGCATGCCCAACGACGCGCGCACCAATCGTCCGTTCGATCCGGTGAAGATCACGAGCATCACCATCACCGGCATGGGTGCGGCATCGAAGCCCGCGGCCAAACCGGCAGCAAAACCGGCCCCCGCGAAAAAGCCGGCTACCAAGAAATAGCACGGTGGAGACGGCGCTCGCACCGTCTCACCCAACACATCAACTATCCGCCGTAAACGAAAGAGGAAACGATGGCTCGCCAGCCCGGTACGTACGCGACACTCGACACCACCGAAGGCAAGATCGTCTGCCGCCTGTTCGATGGTGATGCGCCCATCACGGTGAAGAACTTCACCGACCTTGCCGAGGGCAAGCGCGAATGGACGCATCCTGTCACCCGCGCGAAATCCAAAGACAAACTCTACGACGGCTCCATCTTCCACCGCGTCATCCCTGATTTCATGATCCAGGGTGGCGACCCGGCCGGCACCGGCTTCGGTGGTCCCGGCTACCAGTTCGGCGACGAGACCACGGGCTCGCCCCACAAGTTCGATAAGCCCGGCAAGCTGGCCATGGCCAACGCCGGTCCCGGCACCAACGGCTCGCAGTTCTTCATCACCGTGGCGCCCACCGCCTGGCTCACCGGCAAGCACACCATCTTCGGCGAGGTGGTCGAAGGC
This is a stretch of genomic DNA from Acidobacteriota bacterium. It encodes these proteins:
- a CDS encoding dipeptidase, yielding MRRLLLLSTALLLSSACMAQATPQPASKKKSARADAAAVHASAIVIDTHADTPQRLLDEPFDLATNTPVSEGHLDFGKAKAGNLGAEFFSIWVEPEANKGHYAKRALDLIDSVYQQAEKHPDQMVMAFSAADIVKARTGPKKKFAALMGLEGGHAIEDSLPVLRDFYRLGVRYMTLTWSNTNEWADSSGDVTDEKVQHHNGLTPFGKQVVREMNQLGMMVDVSHVSDKTFFDTMLISRAPVIASHSSSRSLTNHPRNMTDDMLRAVARNGGVVMVNFFPAFIDEDFRKAFAAQTKDRNAAIDTAEKAYAQQHPGAQVPWMIADRVGKQWAAKIPRPPLKSLIDHIDHIAKVAGVDHAGLGSDFDGVPCLPAGIDSAADLPKITAALMQRGYSAADMKKILGENLLRVFREVERTSKTIHQEEASGFHRDPALEDQGKPAAQKPSQPKK
- a CDS encoding peptidylprolyl isomerase produces the protein MLFPDKAPKTVANFVGLAQGTKDWKNPMTGTAKHGVPLYTGTIFHRVIPNFMIQGGDPIGNGTGSPGYTFEDEFTPTLKFDRPGRLAMANSGPNTNGSQFFITEVPTPHLNMKHTIFGQCDTASVALVKKIARMPNDARTNRPFDPVKITSITITGMGAASKPAAKPAAKPAPAKKPATKK
- a CDS encoding peptidylprolyl isomerase — its product is MARQPGTYATLDTTEGKIVCRLFDGDAPITVKNFTDLAEGKREWTHPVTRAKSKDKLYDGSIFHRVIPDFMIQGGDPAGTGFGGPGYQFGDETTGSPHKFDKPGKLAMANAGPGTNGSQFFITVAPTAWLTGKHTIFGEVVEGMELVTKISKAKTVANDKPAKEIKVNSVTIDRE